A window of the Citrus sinensis cultivar Valencia sweet orange chromosome 9, DVS_A1.0, whole genome shotgun sequence genome harbors these coding sequences:
- the LOC102611729 gene encoding malonyl-CoA:anthocyanidin 5-O-glucoside-6''-O-malonyltransferase-like isoform X14, with translation MAETQNNSKVKVHEVTKLTPFSSNSTTAAPFTLPLTYFDTYWFKFPPVERLFLYQITELTSDSFNSAILPKLKHALSLTLLHYTPLAGHLMWPPDAAKPAIYYFPDDGVSLTVAESNSDFALLSGSGIRDAAEFNPLVPQLSISDDKAEVIAIQITYFPNQGFSIGVSYHHSLLDGKSCTMFIKSWAYFSKQIQSSDVHNANPSLAPELTPCFDRTVIKDPDGIDMVYVKHWMDFTGSSDTRSLKVLATAVDKEGSSDFVRKTFELSGEDIKKLRDKVNKINNEAWESKQLHLSTFVLTCAHAYVCQIKAKRVEANTTVKFAVGGDCRGRLDPPVPTNYFGNCIGSVIAEAKASDMIRDDGVAVVAEKLSEMIKVLKGNGVQGSEDKMVKTIAMLKEKGHVMLTAAGSNRFDDYGSDFGWGRPKKVEIVSVDRTGAISLVESKDGGLRRWRLCQ, from the coding sequence ATGGCGGAAACCCAAAACAATAGCAAAGTCAAAGTTCACGAGGTTACTAAACTCACCCCGTTCTCCTCCAACTCAACAACCGCGGCTCCGTTCACTCTTCCGCTCACCTACTTCGACACTTACTGGTTCAAGTTCCCTCCTGTTGAACGCCTCTTCTTGTATCAAATCACTGAGTTAACCAGCGATTCATTCAACTCAGCAATCCTCCCAAAACTGAAACACGCCCTCTCCCTCACTCTCCTTCACTATACCCCGCTCGCTGGTCACTTGATGTGGCCTCCGGATGCCGCTAAGCCAGCCATCTACTACTTTCCAGACGACGGCGTTTCGCTCACAGTCGCCGAGTCCAACTCCGATTTTGCTCTCCTATCTGGGAGCGGGATTCGTGATGCTGCAGAGTTTAATCCTTTGGTGCCCCAGTTATCCATATCGGACGACAAAGCCGAGGTAATCGCCATCCAAATAACATATTTTCCTAATCAAGGCTTCTCAATTGGTGTCTCGTATCACCATTCGCTTCTTGATGGGAAAAGTTGTACGATGTTTATCAAATCATGGGCTTATTTTTCCAAACAAATTCAATCATCAGACGTTCACAACGCTAATCCTTCTTTGGCACCGGAACTTACCCCATGTTTTGACCGTACGGTCATCAAAGATCCCGATGGGATCGACATGGTGTACGTTAAGCACTGGATGGATTTTACCGGATCGTCCGACACACGAAGCTTGAAGGTTTTGGCTACAGCGGTTGATAAAGAAGGAAGCTCCGACTTTGTTCGAAAAACATTTGAATTGAGTGGTGAAGACATAAAGAAGCTTAGAGATAAggttaacaaaattaataacgAAGCATGGGAATCAAAACAACTTCATTTATCGACTTTTGTGCTTACATGTGCTCACGCGTACGTTTGCCAGATTAAAGCCAAACGAGTAGAAGCTAACACAACCGTTAAGTTTGCGGTGGGAGGGGATTGCAGGGGCCGTCTGGATCCTCCAGTTCCTACtaattattttggaaattGTATTGGAAGTGTAATTGCGGAGGCAAAAGCAAGTGATATGATACGGGACGATGGGGTTGCTGTTGTTGCAGAGAAATTAAGTGAAATGATTAAAGTGCTGAAGGGGAATGGGGTGCAAGGATCAGAGGATAAGATGGTAAAGACAATTGCGATGTTGAAAGAGAAAGGACATGTAATGCTAACGGcagccgggtcaaaccgttTTGATGACTACGGGTCCGATTTCGGATGGGGGAGGCCTAAGAAGGTGGAGATTGTGTCAGTAGACAGGACAGGGGCTATTTCTTTGGTGGAGAGTAAAGATGGAG
- the LOC102611729 gene encoding malonyl-CoA:anthocyanidin 5-O-glucoside-6''-O-malonyltransferase-like isoform X15, producing the protein MAETQNNSKVKVHEVTKLTPFSSNSTTAAPFTLPLTYFDTYWFKFPPVERLFLYQITELTSDSFNSAILPKLKHALSLTLLHYTPLAGHLMWPPDAAKPAIYYFPDDGVSLTVAESNSDFALLSGSGIRDAAEFNPLVPQLSISDDKAEVIAIQITYFPNQGFSIGVSYHHSLLDGKSCTMFIKSWAYFSKQIQSSDVHNANPSLAPELTPCFDRTVIKDPDGIDMVYVKHWMDFTGSSDTRSLKVLATAVDKEGSSDFVRKTFELSGEDIKKLRDKVNKINNEAWESKQLHLSTFVLTCAHAYVCQIKAKRVEANTTVKFAVGGDCRGRLDPPVPTNYFGNCIGSVIAEAKASDMIRDDGVAVVAEKLSEMIKVLKGNGVQGSEDKMVKTIAMLKEKGHVMLTAAGSNRFDDYGSDFGWGRPKKVEIVSVDRTGAISLVESKDGGLRRWRLCQ; encoded by the exons ATGGCGGAAACCCAAAACAATAGCAAAGTCAAAGTTCACGAGGTTACTAAACTCACCCCGTTCTCCTCCAACTCAACAACCGCGGCTCCGTTCACTCTTCCGCTCACCTACTTCGACACTTACTGGTTCAAGTTCCCTCCTGTTGAACGCCTCTTCTTGTATCAAATCACTGAGTTAACCAGCGATTCATTCAACTCAGCAATCCTCCCAAAACTGAAACACGCCCTCTCCCTCACTCTCCTTCACTATACCCCGCTCGCTGGTCACTTGATGTGGCCTCCGGATGCCGCTAAGCCAGCCATCTACTACTTTCCAGACGACGGCGTTTCGCTCACAGTCGCCGAGTCCAACTCCGATTTTGCTCTCCTATCTGGGAGCGGGATTCGTGATGCTGCAGAGTTTAATCCTTTGGTGCCCCAGTTATCCATATCGGACGACAAAGCCGAGGTAATCGCCATCCAAATAACATATTTTCCTAATCAAGGCTTCTCAATTGGTGTCTCGTATCACCATTCGCTTCTTGATGGGAAAAGTTGTACGATGTTTATCAAATCATGGGCTTATTTTTCCAAACAAATTCAATCATCAGACGTTCACAACGCTAATCCTTCTTTGGCACCGGAACTTACCCCATGTTTTGACCGTACGGTCATCAAAGATCCCGATGGGATCGACATGGTGTACGTTAAGCACTGGATGGATTTTACCGGATCGTCCGACACACGAAGCTTGAAGGTTTTGGCTACAGCGGTTGATAAAGAAGGAAGCTCCGACTTTGTTCGAAAAACATTTGAATTGAGTGGTGAAGACATAAAGAAGCTTAGAGATAAggttaacaaaattaataacgAAGCATGGGAATCAAAACAACTTCATTTATCGACTTTTGTGCTTACATGTGCTCACGCGTACGTTTGCCAGATTAAAGCCAAACGAGTAGAAGCTAACACAACCGTTAAGTTTGCGGTGGGAGGGGATTGCAGGGGCCGTCTGGATCCTCCAGTTCCTACtaattattttggaaattGTATTGGAAGTGTAATTGCGGAGGCAAAAGCAAGTGATATGATACGGGACGATGGGGTTGCTGTTGTTGCAGAGAAATTAAGTGAAATGATTAAAGTGCTGAAGGGGAATGGGGTGCAAGGATCAGAGGATAAGATGGTAAAGACAATTGCGATGTTGAAAGAGAAAGGACATGTAATGCTAACGGcagccgggtcaaaccgttTTGATGACTACGGGTCCGATTTCGGATGGGGGAGGCCTAAGAAGGTGGAGATTGTGTCAGTAGACAGGACAGGGGCTATTTCTTTGGTGGAGAGTAAAGATGGAG GCCTAAGAAGGTGGAGATTGTGTCAGTAG
- the LOC102611729 gene encoding malonyl-CoA:anthocyanidin 5-O-glucoside-6''-O-malonyltransferase-like isoform X3, whose amino-acid sequence MAETQNNSKVKVHEVTKLTPFSSNSTTAAPFTLPLTYFDTYWFKFPPVERLFLYQITELTSDSFNSAILPKLKHALSLTLLHYTPLAGHLMWPPDAAKPAIYYFPDDGVSLTLAESNSDFALLSGSGIRDAAEFNPLVPQLSISDDKAEVIAIQITYFPNQGFSIGVSYHHSLLDGKSCTMFIKSWAYFSKQIQSSDVHNANPSLAPELTPCFDRTVIKDPDGIDMVYVKHWMDFTGSSDTRSLKVLATAVDKEGSSDFFRKTFELSGEDIKKLRDKVNKINNEAWESKQLHLSTFVLTCAHAYVCQIKAKRVEANTTVKFAVGGDCRGRLDPPVPTNYFGNCIGSVIAEAKASDMIRDDGVAVVAEKLSEMIKVLKGNGVQGSEDKMVKTIAMLKEKGHVMLTAAGSNRFDDYGSDFGWGRPKKVEIVSVDRTGAISLVESKDGGGGVEIGVVLKKQQMEVFASLFVNGLEDL is encoded by the exons ATGGCGGAAACCCAAAACAATAGCAAAGTCAAAGTTCACGAGGTTACTAAACTCACCCCGTTCTCCTCCAACTCAACAACCGCGGCTCCGTTCACTCTTCCGCTCACCTACTTCGACACTTACTGGTTCAAGTTCCCTCCTGTTGAACGCCTCTTCTTGTATCAAATCACTGAGTTAACCAGCGATTCATTCAACTCAGCAATCCTCCCAAAACTGAAACACGCCCTCTCCCTCACTCTCCTTCACTATACCCCGCTCGCTGGTCACTTGATGTGGCCTCCGGATGCCGCTAAGCCAGCCATCTACTACTTTCCAGACGACGGCGTTTCGCTCACACTCGCCGAGTCCAACTCCGATTTTGCTCTCCTATCTGGGAGCGGGATTCGTGATGCTGCAGAGTTTAATCCTTTGGTGCCCCAGTTATCCATATCGGACGACAAAGCCGAGGTAATCGCCATCCAAATAACATATTTTCCTAATCAAGGCTTCTCAATTGGTGTCTCGTATCACCATTCGCTTCTTGATGGGAAAAGTTGTACGATGTTTATCAAATCATGGGCTTATTTTTCCAAACAAATTCAATCATCAGACGTTCACAACGCTAATCCTTCTTTGGCACCGGAACTTACCCCATGTTTTGACCGTACGGTCATCAAAGATCCCGATGGGATCGACATGGTGTACGTTAAGCACTGGATGGATTTTACCGGATCGTCCGACACACGAAGCTTGAAGGTTTTGGCTACAGCGGTTGATAAAGAAGGAAGCTCCGACTTTTTTCGAAAAACATTTGAATTGAGTGGTGAAGACATAAAGAAGCTTAGAGATAAggttaacaaaattaataacgAAGCATGGGAATCAAAACAACTTCATTTATCGACTTTTGTGCTTACATGTGCTCACGCGTACGTTTGCCAGATTAAAGCCAAACGAGTAGAAGCTAACACAACCGTTAAGTTTGCGGTGGGAGGGGATTGCAGGGGCCGTCTGGATCCTCCAGTTCCTACtaattattttggaaattGTATTGGAAGTGTAATTGCGGAGGCAAAAGCAAGTGATATGATACGGGACGATGGGGTTGCTGTTGTTGCAGAGAAATTAAGTGAAATGATTAAAGTGCTGAAGGGGAATGGGGTGCAAGGATCAGAGGATAAGATGGTAAAGACAATTGCGATGTTGAAAGAGAAAGGACATGTAATGCTAACGGcagccgggtcaaaccgttTTGATGACTACGGGTCCGATTTCGGATGGGGGAGGCCTAAGAAGGTGGAGATTGTGTCAGTAGACAGGACAGGGGCTATTTCTTTGGTGGAGAGTAAAGATGGAGGTGGTGGTGTTGAGATTGGTGTCGTTTTGAAGAAGCAACAAATGGAGGTTTTTGCTTCTCtctt tgttaatggCCTAGAAGATCTTTGA
- the LOC102611729 gene encoding malonyl-CoA:anthocyanidin 5-O-glucoside-6''-O-malonyltransferase-like isoform X1: MAETQNNSKVKVHEVTKLTPFSSNSTTAAPFTLPLTYFDTYWFKFPPVERLFLYQITELTSDSFNSAILPKLKHALSLTLLHYTPLAGHLMWPPDAAKPAIYYFPDDGVSLTLAESNSDFALLSGSGIRDAAEFNPLVPQLSISDDKAEVIAIQITYFPSQGFSIGVSYHHSLLDGKSCTMFIKSWAYFSKQIQSSDVHNANPSLAPELTPCFDRTVIKDPDGIDMVYVKHWMDFTGSSDTRSLKVLATAVDKEGSSDFVRKTFELSGEVIKKLRDKVNKINNEAGESRQLHLSTFVLTCAHAYVCQIIAKRVEANTTVKFAVGGDCRGRLDPPIPTNYFGNCIGSVIGEAKASDMIRDDGVAVVAEKLSEMIKVLKGDGVQGSEDKMVKTIAMLKEKGHVMLTAAGSNRFDDYGSDFGWGRPKKVEIVSVDRTGAISLVESKDGGGGVEIGVVLKKQQMEVFAPLFVNGLEDL; encoded by the coding sequence ATGGCGGAAACCCAAAACAATAGCAAAGTCAAAGTTCACGAGGTTACTAAACTCACCCCGTTCTCCTCCAACTCAACAACCGCGGCTCCGTTCACTCTTCCGCTCACCTACTTCGACACTTACTGGTTCAAGTTCCCTCCTGTTGAACGCCTCTTCTTGTATCAAATCACTGAGTTAACCAGCGATTCATTCAACTCAGCAATCCTCCCAAAACTGAAACACGCCCTCTCCCTCACTCTCCTTCACTATACCCCGCTCGCTGGTCACTTGATGTGGCCTCCGGATGCCGCTAAGCCAGCCATCTACTACTTTCCAGACGACGGCGTTTCGCTCACACTCGCCGAGTCCAACTCCGATTTTGCTCTCCTATCTGGGAGCGGGATTCGTGATGCTGCAGAGTTTAATCCTTTGGTGCCCCAGTTATCCATATCGGACGACAAAGCCGAGGTAATCGCCATCCAAATAACATATTTTCCTAGTCAAGGCTTCTCAATTGGTGTCTCGTATCACCATTCGCTTCTTGATGGGAAAAGTTGTACGATGTTTATCAAATCATGGGCTTATTTTTCCAAACAAATTCAATCATCAGACGTTCACAACGCTAATCCTTCTTTGGCACCGGAACTTACCCCATGTTTTGACCGTACGGTCATCAAAGATCCCGATGGGATCGACATGGTGTACGTTAAGCACTGGATGGATTTTACCGGATCGTCCGACACACGAAGCTTGAAGGTTTTGGCTACAGCGGTTGATAAAGAAGGAAGCTCCGACTTTGTTCGAAAAACATTTGAATTGAGTGGTGAAGTCATAAAGAAGCTTAGAGATAAGgttaacaaaatcaataatgaAGCTGGGGAATCAAGACAACTTCATTTATCGACTTTTGTGCTTACATGTGCTCACGCGTACGTTTGCCAGATTATAGCCAAACGAGTAGAAGCTAACACAACCGTTAAGTTTGCGGTGGGAGGGGATTGCAGGGGCCGTCTGGATCCTCCAATTCCTACtaattattttggaaattGTATTGGAAGTGTAATTGGGGAAGCAAAAGCAAGTGATATGATACGGGACGATGGGGTTGCTGTTGTTGCAGAGAAATTAAGTGAAATGATTAAAGTGCTGAAGGGGGATGGGGTGCAAGGATCAGAGGATAAGATGGTAAAGACAATTGCGATGTTGAAAGAGAAAGGACATGTAATGCTAACGGcagccgggtcaaaccgttTTGATGACTACGGGTCCGATTTCGGGTGGGGGAGGCCTAAGAAGGTGGAGATTGTGTCAGTAGACAGGACAGGGGCTATTTCTTTGGTGGAGAGCAAAGATGGAGGTGGTGGTGTTGAGATTGGTGTCGTTTTGAAGAAGCAACAAATGGAGGTTTTTGCTCCTCTCTTTGTCAATGGCCTAGAAGATCTTTGA
- the LOC102611729 gene encoding malonyl-CoA:anthocyanidin 5-O-glucoside-6''-O-malonyltransferase-like isoform X7, whose product MAETQNNSKVKVHEVTKLTPFSSNSTTAAPFTLPLTYFDTYWFKFPPVERLFLYQITELTSDSFNSAILPKLKHALSLTLLHYTPLAGHLMWPPDAAKPAIYYFPDDGVSLTLAESNSDFALLSGSGIRDAAEFNPLVPQLSISDDKAEVIAIQITYFPNQGFSIGVSYHHSLLDGKSCTMFIKSWAYFSKQIQSSDVHNANPSLAPELTPCFDRTVIKDPDGIDMVYVKHWMDFTGSSDTRSLKVLATAVDKEGSSDFFRKTFELSGEDIKKLRDKVNKINNEAWESKQLHLSTFVLTCAHAYVCQIKAKRVEANTTVKFAVGGDCRGRLDPPVPTNYFGNCIGSVIAEAKASDMIRDDGVAVVAEKLSEMIKVLKGNGVQGSEDKMVKTIAMLKEKGHVMLTAAGSNRFDDYGSDFGWGRPKKVEIVSVDRTGAISLVESKDGGGGVEIGVVLKKQQMEVFAPLFVNGLEDL is encoded by the exons ATGGCGGAAACCCAAAACAATAGCAAAGTCAAAGTTCACGAGGTTACTAAACTCACCCCGTTCTCCTCCAACTCAACAACCGCGGCTCCGTTCACTCTTCCGCTCACCTACTTCGACACTTACTGGTTCAAGTTCCCTCCTGTTGAACGCCTCTTCTTGTATCAAATCACTGAGTTAACCAGCGATTCATTCAACTCAGCAATCCTCCCAAAACTGAAACACGCCCTCTCCCTCACTCTCCTTCACTATACCCCGCTCGCTGGTCACTTGATGTGGCCTCCGGATGCCGCTAAGCCAGCCATCTACTACTTTCCAGACGACGGCGTTTCGCTCACACTCGCCGAGTCCAACTCCGATTTTGCTCTCCTATCTGGGAGCGGGATTCGTGATGCTGCAGAGTTTAATCCTTTGGTGCCCCAGTTATCCATATCGGACGACAAAGCCGAGGTAATCGCCATCCAAATAACATATTTTCCTAATCAAGGCTTCTCAATTGGTGTCTCGTATCACCATTCGCTTCTTGATGGGAAAAGTTGTACGATGTTTATCAAATCATGGGCTTATTTTTCCAAACAAATTCAATCATCAGACGTTCACAACGCTAATCCTTCTTTGGCACCGGAACTTACCCCATGTTTTGACCGTACGGTCATCAAAGATCCCGATGGGATCGACATGGTGTACGTTAAGCACTGGATGGATTTTACCGGATCGTCCGACACACGAAGCTTGAAGGTTTTGGCTACAGCGGTTGATAAAGAAGGAAGCTCCGACTTTTTTCGAAAAACATTTGAATTGAGTGGTGAAGACATAAAGAAGCTTAGAGATAAggttaacaaaattaataacgAAGCATGGGAATCAAAACAACTTCATTTATCGACTTTTGTGCTTACATGTGCTCACGCGTACGTTTGCCAGATTAAAGCCAAACGAGTAGAAGCTAACACAACCGTTAAGTTTGCGGTGGGAGGGGATTGCAGGGGCCGTCTGGATCCTCCAGTTCCTACtaattattttggaaattGTATTGGAAGTGTAATTGCGGAGGCAAAAGCAAGTGATATGATACGGGACGATGGGGTTGCTGTTGTTGCAGAGAAATTAAGTGAAATGATTAAAGTGCTGAAGGGGAATGGGGTGCAAGGATCAGAGGATAAGATGGTAAAGACAATTGCGATGTTGAAAGAGAAAGGACATGTAATGCTAACGGcagccgggtcaaaccgttTTGATGACTACGGGTCCGATTTCGGATGGGGGAGGCCTAAGAAGGTGGAGATTGTGTCAGTAGACAGGACAGGGGCTATTTCTTTGGTGGAGAGTAAAGATGGAG GTGGTGGTGTTGAGATTGGTGTCGTTTTGAAGAAGCAACAAATGGAGGTTTTTGCTCCTCTCTTTGTCAATGGCCTAGAAGATCTTTGA
- the LOC102611729 gene encoding malonyl-CoA:anthocyanidin 5-O-glucoside-6''-O-malonyltransferase-like isoform X6, with protein MAETQNNSKVKVHEVTKLTPFSSNSTTAAPFTLPLTYFDTYWFKFPPVERLFLYQITELTSDSFNSAILPKLKHALSLTLLHYTPLAGHLMWPPDAAKPAIYYFPDDGVSLTVAESNSDFALLSGSGIRDAAEFNPLVPQLSISDDKAEVIAIQITYFPNQGFSIGVSYHHSLLDGKSCTMFIKSWAYFSKQIQSSDVHNANPSLAPELTPCFDRTVIKDPDGIDMVYVKHWMDFTGSSDTRSLKVLATAVDKEGSSDFVRKTFELSGEDIKKLRDKVNKINNEAWESKQLHLSTFVLTCAHAYVCQIKAKRVEANTTVKFAVGGDCRGRLDPPVPTNYFGNCIGSVIAEAKASDMIRDDGVAVVAEKLSEMIKVLKGNGVQGSEDKMVKTIAMLKEKGHVMLTAAGSNRFDDYGSDFGWGRPKKVEIVSVDRTGAISLVESKDGGGGVEIGVVLKKQQMEVFAPLFVNGLEDL; from the exons ATGGCGGAAACCCAAAACAATAGCAAAGTCAAAGTTCACGAGGTTACTAAACTCACCCCGTTCTCCTCCAACTCAACAACCGCGGCTCCGTTCACTCTTCCGCTCACCTACTTCGACACTTACTGGTTCAAGTTCCCTCCTGTTGAACGCCTCTTCTTGTATCAAATCACTGAGTTAACCAGCGATTCATTCAACTCAGCAATCCTCCCAAAACTGAAACACGCCCTCTCCCTCACTCTCCTTCACTATACCCCGCTCGCTGGTCACTTGATGTGGCCTCCGGATGCCGCTAAGCCAGCCATCTACTACTTTCCAGACGACGGCGTTTCGCTCACAGTCGCCGAGTCCAACTCCGATTTTGCTCTCCTATCTGGGAGCGGGATTCGTGATGCTGCAGAGTTTAATCCTTTGGTGCCCCAGTTATCCATATCGGACGACAAAGCCGAGGTAATCGCCATCCAAATAACATATTTTCCTAATCAAGGCTTCTCAATTGGTGTCTCGTATCACCATTCGCTTCTTGATGGGAAAAGTTGTACGATGTTTATCAAATCATGGGCTTATTTTTCCAAACAAATTCAATCATCAGACGTTCACAACGCTAATCCTTCTTTGGCACCGGAACTTACCCCATGTTTTGACCGTACGGTCATCAAAGATCCCGATGGGATCGACATGGTGTACGTTAAGCACTGGATGGATTTTACCGGATCGTCCGACACACGAAGCTTGAAGGTTTTGGCTACAGCGGTTGATAAAGAAGGAAGCTCCGACTTTGTTCGAAAAACATTTGAATTGAGTGGTGAAGACATAAAGAAGCTTAGAGATAAggttaacaaaattaataacgAAGCATGGGAATCAAAACAACTTCATTTATCGACTTTTGTGCTTACATGTGCTCACGCGTACGTTTGCCAGATTAAAGCCAAACGAGTAGAAGCTAACACAACCGTTAAGTTTGCGGTGGGAGGGGATTGCAGGGGCCGTCTGGATCCTCCAGTTCCTACtaattattttggaaattGTATTGGAAGTGTAATTGCGGAGGCAAAAGCAAGTGATATGATACGGGACGATGGGGTTGCTGTTGTTGCAGAGAAATTAAGTGAAATGATTAAAGTGCTGAAGGGGAATGGGGTGCAAGGATCAGAGGATAAGATGGTAAAGACAATTGCGATGTTGAAAGAGAAAGGACATGTAATGCTAACGGcagccgggtcaaaccgttTTGATGACTACGGGTCCGATTTCGGATGGGGGAGGCCTAAGAAGGTGGAGATTGTGTCAGTAGACAGGACAGGGGCTATTTCTTTGGTGGAGAGTAAAGATGGAG GTGGTGGTGTTGAGATTGGTGTCGTTTTGAAGAAGCAACAAATGGAGGTTTTTGCTCCTCTCTTTGTCAATGGCCTAGAAGATCTTTGA
- the LOC102611729 gene encoding malonyl-CoA:anthocyanidin 5-O-glucoside-6''-O-malonyltransferase-like isoform X16 — protein MAETQNNSKVKVHEVTKLTPFSSNSTTAAPFTLPLTYFDTYWFKFPPVERLFLYQITELTSDSFNSAILPKLKHALSLTLLHYTPLAGHLMWPPDAAKPAIYYFPDDGVSLTLAESNSDFALLSGSGIRDAAEFNPLVPQLSISDDKAEVIAIQITYFPNQGFSIGVSYHHSLLDGKSCTMFIKSWAYFSKQIQSSDVHNANPSLAPELTPCFDRTVIKDPDGIDMVYVKHWMDFTGSSDTRSLKVLATAVDKEGSSDFFRKTFELSGEDIKKLRDKVNKINNEAWESKQLHLSTFVLTCAHAYVCQIKAKRVEANTTVKFAVGGDCRGRLDPPVPTNYFGNCIGSVIAEAKASDMIRDDGVAVVAEKLSEMIKVLKGNGVQGSEDKMVKTIAMLKEKGHVMLTAAGSNRFDDYGSDFGWGRPKKVEIVSVDRTGAISLVESKDGGLRRWRLCQ, from the exons ATGGCGGAAACCCAAAACAATAGCAAAGTCAAAGTTCACGAGGTTACTAAACTCACCCCGTTCTCCTCCAACTCAACAACCGCGGCTCCGTTCACTCTTCCGCTCACCTACTTCGACACTTACTGGTTCAAGTTCCCTCCTGTTGAACGCCTCTTCTTGTATCAAATCACTGAGTTAACCAGCGATTCATTCAACTCAGCAATCCTCCCAAAACTGAAACACGCCCTCTCCCTCACTCTCCTTCACTATACCCCGCTCGCTGGTCACTTGATGTGGCCTCCGGATGCCGCTAAGCCAGCCATCTACTACTTTCCAGACGACGGCGTTTCGCTCACACTCGCCGAGTCCAACTCCGATTTTGCTCTCCTATCTGGGAGCGGGATTCGTGATGCTGCAGAGTTTAATCCTTTGGTGCCCCAGTTATCCATATCGGACGACAAAGCCGAGGTAATCGCCATCCAAATAACATATTTTCCTAATCAAGGCTTCTCAATTGGTGTCTCGTATCACCATTCGCTTCTTGATGGGAAAAGTTGTACGATGTTTATCAAATCATGGGCTTATTTTTCCAAACAAATTCAATCATCAGACGTTCACAACGCTAATCCTTCTTTGGCACCGGAACTTACCCCATGTTTTGACCGTACGGTCATCAAAGATCCCGATGGGATCGACATGGTGTACGTTAAGCACTGGATGGATTTTACCGGATCGTCCGACACACGAAGCTTGAAGGTTTTGGCTACAGCGGTTGATAAAGAAGGAAGCTCCGACTTTTTTCGAAAAACATTTGAATTGAGTGGTGAAGACATAAAGAAGCTTAGAGATAAggttaacaaaattaataacgAAGCATGGGAATCAAAACAACTTCATTTATCGACTTTTGTGCTTACATGTGCTCACGCGTACGTTTGCCAGATTAAAGCCAAACGAGTAGAAGCTAACACAACCGTTAAGTTTGCGGTGGGAGGGGATTGCAGGGGCCGTCTGGATCCTCCAGTTCCTACtaattattttggaaattGTATTGGAAGTGTAATTGCGGAGGCAAAAGCAAGTGATATGATACGGGACGATGGGGTTGCTGTTGTTGCAGAGAAATTAAGTGAAATGATTAAAGTGCTGAAGGGGAATGGGGTGCAAGGATCAGAGGATAAGATGGTAAAGACAATTGCGATGTTGAAAGAGAAAGGACATGTAATGCTAACGGcagccgggtcaaaccgttTTGATGACTACGGGTCCGATTTCGGATGGGGGAGGCCTAAGAAGGTGGAGATTGTGTCAGTAGACAGGACAGGGGCTATTTCTTTGGTGGAGAGTAAAGATGGAG GCCTAAGAAGGTGGAGATTGTGTCAGTAG